The following proteins are encoded in a genomic region of Chryseobacterium culicis:
- a CDS encoding lipocalin family protein, which produces MKKQLLLFAFSALALTSCKDDNLEAYDMDIMKGDWKEVKREVISGKDNKTVLYTETLTGCAAKNTLFLRTDYYVSYTAYTGTGADCTPSEKTEGRYTYDVDSKVIGIKLGDEGSVNYRIDVLTGKELKLAQQSGIFDMDGDKIPDIPYVTYKR; this is translated from the coding sequence ATGAAAAAACAGCTACTTTTATTTGCCTTTTCTGCCCTGGCACTTACTTCTTGTAAAGATGACAATCTCGAAGCTTACGATATGGATATCATGAAGGGAGATTGGAAGGAAGTTAAAAGGGAAGTAATTTCCGGAAAAGATAATAAAACAGTGCTTTATACTGAAACTTTAACAGGATGCGCAGCTAAAAATACTCTTTTCTTAAGAACAGACTATTATGTAAGCTACACAGCATATACGGGAACAGGTGCAGATTGTACCCCATCGGAAAAAACTGAAGGAAGATATACCTACGATGTTGATTCAAAAGTGATTGGAATTAAACTTGGTGACGAAGGTTCTGTAAACTACAGAATTGATGTCTTGACAGGCAAAGAACTTAAACTTGCACAGCAATCAGGGATCTTTGATATGGATGGAGATAAAATTCCTGACATTCCTTACGTTACTTACAAAAGATAA
- a CDS encoding GDSL-type esterase/lipase family protein, translating into MKKILSAFLLLYFAIAFSQEKKPMFWQDIQEFKKLDQQNPPQKDAILFLGSSSFTKWTDIADYFPGKTIINRGFGGSRLTDLNDFANDLLAPYQPKQIIIYCGENDFADNHQLKAKVVVNRYKAFYKKIRERFPNIEIDYISIKYSPSREVIWPQMKIANKKIAAFMKKEPNAEFIDVTKAMEDANGNVRKDIFVEDMLHFKPEGYRIWTKIITPYLK; encoded by the coding sequence ATGAAGAAGATTCTATCAGCATTTCTATTGCTGTATTTTGCTATTGCCTTTTCTCAGGAGAAAAAACCGATGTTCTGGCAGGATATCCAGGAGTTTAAAAAACTGGATCAGCAAAACCCGCCTCAAAAGGATGCGATCCTGTTTTTGGGAAGCTCATCATTTACAAAATGGACTGATATAGCAGATTATTTTCCGGGTAAAACAATTATCAACAGAGGATTCGGAGGTTCAAGACTTACTGATCTTAATGATTTTGCGAATGATCTTTTAGCTCCTTATCAGCCCAAACAGATCATCATTTACTGTGGGGAAAATGATTTTGCAGACAATCATCAGCTAAAAGCAAAAGTGGTAGTGAACCGCTATAAAGCTTTTTATAAAAAAATACGTGAAAGATTTCCTAATATTGAGATCGATTATATCTCCATTAAATATTCTCCGAGCAGAGAAGTGATCTGGCCACAGATGAAAATTGCCAACAAAAAAATTGCTGCTTTTATGAAGAAAGAGCCTAATGCAGAATTCATTGACGTAACGAAAGCAATGGAAGATGCTAACGGAAATGTAAGAAAAGATATTTTTGTAGAAGATATGCTTCATTTTAAGCCTGAAGGATACAGAATCTGGACGAAGATCATCACTCCTTATCTGAAATAA
- a CDS encoding tetratricopeptide repeat protein encodes MIKKPITTLFFILLYSLAFSQKKPNETTILQELSEKACKCADSISLSNRKKEDIIKDVHECIDKYTGALQISTLLKGAEKQAEKTTEVNGKKEINLTFNTNKNSQQYKDSYNELERYLMQHCESVQKATQTTETSYDKFSKNDTAINFYQKAVDASKQENWKEAIQNYEQAVKIDPKFIYAWDNLGICYRRVGEYDKALNAYKQSLAADPKGKMPLQNIAITYVYKKEYQKAIDAYNDFDKIYPGDPEVYYGMGQVYFTYLKNNEKGLDNICKAYRLYSEQKSPYRSDAEKMIGYIYKSMKEEGKTDKFKEILKNNNIQFD; translated from the coding sequence ATGATAAAAAAACCAATAACCACTTTATTTTTCATTTTACTGTATTCTCTTGCATTTTCTCAGAAGAAACCTAATGAAACAACGATTCTTCAGGAACTTTCAGAGAAAGCCTGTAAATGTGCTGATTCTATTTCTCTGTCAAACCGAAAGAAAGAAGATATCATAAAAGATGTTCATGAATGTATTGACAAATATACAGGAGCACTTCAGATATCAACCCTTTTGAAAGGAGCAGAAAAACAGGCAGAAAAGACAACGGAAGTGAATGGAAAAAAAGAGATTAACCTGACTTTTAATACGAATAAGAATTCACAGCAGTATAAGGACAGCTATAATGAGCTTGAGCGTTATCTGATGCAACACTGCGAAAGCGTACAAAAAGCTACCCAAACTACTGAAACCAGCTATGACAAGTTCTCAAAGAATGATACAGCAATTAATTTTTACCAGAAAGCTGTTGACGCATCCAAGCAAGAAAACTGGAAGGAGGCCATTCAGAATTATGAGCAGGCTGTAAAGATTGATCCAAAATTCATTTATGCATGGGATAATCTGGGAATCTGTTATAGAAGAGTTGGAGAATATGATAAAGCTCTTAATGCTTATAAACAGTCATTGGCTGCTGATCCAAAAGGCAAAATGCCTTTGCAGAACATCGCAATAACGTATGTTTATAAGAAGGAATACCAGAAAGCTATTGATGCCTATAACGATTTTGATAAAATATATCCTGGTGATCCGGAAGTTTATTATGGAATGGGACAGGTTTATTTTACTTATCTGAAGAATAATGAGAAAGGTCTTGACAATATTTGTAAAGCTTACAGGCTCTATTCCGAACAGAAATCTCCTTACCGATCAGATGCCGAAAAAATGATCGGATATATTTACAAGAGTATGAAAGAAGAGGGCAAAACAGATAAGTTTAAGGAAATTTTAAAGAACAATAACATTCAATTTGATTAA
- a CDS encoding DEAD/DEAH box helicase, which yields MEKLTFADFDLPVKILDVLADLELFEPTPIQEKSIKPILSGRDVMGIAQTGTGKTLAYLLPVLKTWKYSKTGNPTVLVLVPTRELVVQVTEILEKLTENITARVIGIYGGKNINTQKLLFNNGCDILVGTPGRVMDLSIDNAISLKEVQKLIIDEFDEMLNLGFRPQLTHIFEMMKAKRQNILFSATMTEAVDEMLDVYFANPIEISLAKSGTPLEKIEQTAYKVENFNTKINLLEHLLKNNADMSKVLIFNNNKRHADLLFTKIDELFPGQFDVIHSNKSQNYRLKAMKSFENEEVRGLITTDVMARGLDISSITHVINFETPDIPEQYIHRIGRTGRADKDGKAITFVTKKEEPLILDIELLMDKELKYNEFPEDVKINPKKIAAEEDQIVMKNPAQVKLNDGGGAFHEKKAKNTKENWGGPSKRKAPKKFGANRSQQKAISKSKRKK from the coding sequence ATGGAAAAACTCACTTTTGCGGATTTTGACCTTCCGGTTAAAATTCTTGATGTTTTAGCGGATTTGGAATTATTTGAACCTACCCCGATTCAGGAGAAGAGCATAAAACCTATTCTTTCAGGAAGAGATGTAATGGGAATTGCACAAACAGGAACCGGGAAAACATTAGCTTATCTTTTACCCGTTCTGAAAACATGGAAATACAGCAAGACAGGAAATCCAACTGTTTTGGTGCTTGTTCCTACAAGAGAATTGGTGGTACAGGTAACTGAAATCCTTGAAAAACTGACAGAAAACATCACAGCAAGAGTGATCGGAATATACGGTGGAAAAAATATCAACACTCAAAAGCTATTGTTCAACAATGGTTGTGATATTTTGGTAGGAACACCGGGAAGAGTGATGGACCTTTCCATAGACAATGCCATCTCTCTGAAAGAAGTACAGAAGCTGATTATCGATGAATTTGATGAGATGCTTAACTTAGGTTTCAGACCACAGCTTACTCACATTTTTGAAATGATGAAAGCGAAGAGACAGAATATTCTTTTCTCTGCAACGATGACGGAAGCTGTAGATGAAATGTTGGATGTATATTTTGCAAATCCAATAGAAATTTCATTGGCAAAATCAGGAACTCCGCTTGAAAAAATTGAACAGACTGCCTATAAGGTTGAAAACTTTAATACCAAGATCAATTTACTTGAACATTTGCTGAAAAATAATGCAGATATGTCTAAAGTGTTGATTTTTAATAATAATAAAAGACATGCCGACCTGCTCTTTACTAAGATTGATGAGCTTTTCCCTGGTCAGTTTGATGTGATTCACTCCAATAAATCTCAAAACTACAGACTTAAGGCTATGAAAAGCTTTGAGAACGAAGAAGTAAGAGGTTTGATTACTACGGACGTAATGGCAAGAGGTCTTGATATTTCAAGCATTACCCATGTGATCAACTTTGAAACACCCGATATTCCGGAGCAATATATCCACAGAATTGGTAGAACGGGTAGAGCAGACAAAGACGGTAAGGCAATTACTTTTGTTACTAAAAAAGAAGAACCTTTGATTCTTGATATTGAACTATTGATGGATAAGGAGCTGAAGTATAATGAATTCCCGGAAGACGTTAAGATCAATCCTAAAAAGATTGCAGCTGAAGAAGATCAGATTGTCATGAAGAATCCTGCTCAGGTAAAACTGAATGATGGAGGAGGAGCATTCCATGAGAAGAAGGCTAAAAATACAAAAGAAAACTGGGGTGGTCCTTCCAAAAGAAAAGCACCTAAGAAGTTTGGAGCCAACAGATCTCAGCAGAAAGCAATATCAAAATCAAAAAGAAAGAAATAA